In Nitrospirota bacterium, a single window of DNA contains:
- a CDS encoding PilZ domain-containing protein — MVERRRNLRVAVTVMNMKGRTVFTSRVQILNLSVGGIALKISRRLMKGKQYVLRLEGRGKVLNLTGSVEWSSFHEEGKTVPGAYMVGMKFNNVSKEKMAEIHGFIEGFRKEQTGTPDVSYLSGTRAYVRFQIHSPDKAVLYGQEKFRLINVSLSGMLVESEDLLQTGEKLVMEINRSKQKVIKCLGRIVTSQPFRRDDREYSRIGVEFVNMSEKDREMLKEIVCVAENMGLVAL; from the coding sequence ATGGTTGAGAGAAGACGGAATCTGAGGGTTGCGGTAACTGTGATGAACATGAAAGGAAGAACGGTTTTTACCAGCAGGGTGCAGATACTGAACCTGAGCGTCGGCGGAATTGCACTGAAGATATCGAGGAGGCTTATGAAGGGGAAGCAATATGTGCTCCGGCTTGAAGGCAGGGGAAAGGTCCTGAATCTCACGGGCAGTGTTGAATGGTCTTCTTTCCATGAGGAGGGAAAAACCGTCCCTGGAGCATATATGGTCGGGATGAAATTCAATAATGTGAGCAAAGAAAAGATGGCGGAGATACACGGTTTCATCGAAGGCTTCAGGAAAGAGCAGACGGGAACCCCGGACGTCAGCTACCTGAGCGGCACCAGGGCATATGTGAGATTTCAGATACACTCACCTGACAAAGCAGTGTTGTATGGTCAGGAGAAGTTCAGGCTGATCAACGTCAGTTTGAGCGGTATGCTTGTGGAGAGTGAAGATTTGCTTCAGACGGGAGAGAAACTGGTGATGGAAATCAACCGGTCGAAACAGAAAGTGATCAAGTGCCTCGGAAGGATTGTCACAAGCCAGCCGTTCAGAAGGGATGACAGGGAATACTCTCGCATTGGCGTCGAATTTGTTAACATGTCGGAAAAGGACAGGGAAATGCTGAAGGAAATCGTGTGTGTCGCAGAGAATATGGGGCTTGTTGCCCTGTGA
- a CDS encoding ammonia-forming cytochrome c nitrite reductase subunit c552 translates to MVCAQCHVTYDIVKDQEMKSVGIYFPWQGLMKAGVEVPVKVDLELKKYLENRGEKKLQFNPKMEIKDPFRVQDMF, encoded by the coding sequence ATGGTGTGCGCCCAGTGTCATGTTACGTATGATATTGTGAAGGATCAGGAAATGAAGTCAGTCGGCATTTACTTCCCATGGCAGGGCCTCATGAAAGCAGGCGTTGAAGTTCCGGTGAAGGTCGACCTTGAGCTGAAAAAGTATCTCGAAAACCGGGGCGAGAAAAAACTGCAATTCAATCCGAAGATGGAGATAAAGGATCCTTTCCGCGTCCAGGATATGTTTTAG